Proteins encoded together in one Polaribacter reichenbachii window:
- a CDS encoding M16 family metallopeptidase yields the protein MKKILLTFLVATSLLSCKKSSEEKKPELSINYKKIELDNGLDVVFHVDKSDPVVAVELMVHVGSAREIEGRTGFAHLFEHLLFLESENLGKGGLDKMSARIGGSGANGSTSRDRTNYLQTVPKDGLEKMIWAEADKLGWFINTVTDPVLAKEKQVVKNEKRQSVDNRPYGHNQYVIGKNLYPKNHPYNWQVIGSLEDLQNATLEDVKTFFRKWYVPNNATLVLSGDIDIEQATKWVHKYFEEIPKGTEEIPAIEKKPGKVDEIKSLYYEDNFARVPQLTMAWPTVAQYDADSYALEVLTQYLSDGKSAPLNQILVDDLKLTSNTTMYNYASEIAGETHLIIRAFNGTKLDAVKTGIEQAFAKFEAEGISEKDLNRIKAGQETRFYSSLSSVLGKGTKLASYNTYTGNPGFVTQDINNTLAVTTDDVMRVYNKYIKSKNYVATSFVPRNSADLALQGAVLADVVEEKIVIGAEEKFDPKIAATYTKTPSSFDRSIEPAFGEAPSLSVPEVYESSLDNGLKIYGIENDEVPLVRFNITIDGGQLLESMDKLGVANLTADLLNKGTKNKTVQELEEAIQELGASIYVYSDVENITLTGTTLSKNYDKTLALAQEILLEPRFDEKEFDLLKKATISNLRQQEASPNSVARNAYNELIYGKDNIRSKNILGSLASVEKITIEDLKAFYNNYISPSVTKMLVVGDISKDKVTASLASLNNNWAAKEVIIPEYKTPDTPTKPTVYFYDIPNAKQSVLQFGAPALAATDKDFYAASVMNYILGGGGFASRLTQELREGKGYTYGIRSRFSGTKAKGAFTISSGVRSNVTLESAQLVKKILEEYPTTFSDKDLETTKSFLIKSNARAFETSRAKLNMLSNISDYGWSADYVKDRENTVNNMTKAQIKTLANKYVNPNKMIWLVVGDAETQLDRMKELGYGEPVLLNERQKKIKK from the coding sequence ATGAAAAAAATATTACTAACATTTTTAGTGGCAACTAGTTTATTGAGTTGCAAAAAATCATCCGAAGAAAAAAAACCAGAACTAAGCATTAACTACAAAAAAATTGAGTTAGATAATGGCTTAGATGTTGTTTTTCATGTGGATAAATCTGACCCTGTTGTTGCTGTAGAATTAATGGTACACGTGGGTTCTGCTAGAGAAATTGAAGGTAGAACAGGCTTTGCACACTTATTTGAACACTTATTATTCTTAGAATCTGAAAATTTAGGAAAAGGTGGTTTAGATAAAATGAGTGCAAGAATTGGTGGTTCTGGCGCAAATGGTTCTACTTCTAGAGACAGAACAAATTACTTACAAACTGTTCCAAAAGATGGTTTAGAAAAAATGATATGGGCAGAAGCAGATAAATTAGGCTGGTTTATAAACACAGTTACAGATCCTGTTTTGGCAAAAGAAAAACAGGTTGTAAAAAATGAAAAAAGACAGAGTGTAGATAACAGACCTTATGGACATAATCAATATGTAATTGGTAAAAATTTATACCCTAAAAATCATCCTTATAACTGGCAAGTTATTGGTTCTTTAGAAGATTTACAAAACGCAACTTTAGAGGATGTTAAAACGTTTTTTAGAAAATGGTATGTACCTAACAATGCAACTTTAGTTTTATCTGGTGATATTGATATTGAACAAGCTACAAAATGGGTGCATAAATATTTTGAAGAAATACCTAAAGGAACAGAAGAAATACCTGCAATTGAAAAAAAACCAGGTAAAGTAGATGAAATTAAGTCTTTATATTATGAAGATAATTTTGCAAGAGTACCACAATTAACTATGGCCTGGCCAACTGTGGCACAATATGATGCAGATTCTTATGCTTTAGAAGTTTTAACTCAATATTTATCTGATGGAAAATCGGCGCCTTTAAATCAGATTTTAGTTGATGATTTAAAACTAACATCGAATACAACTATGTATAATTATGCTTCTGAAATTGCAGGAGAAACACACTTAATTATTAGAGCTTTTAATGGTACTAAATTAGATGCTGTAAAAACCGGAATTGAACAAGCTTTTGCAAAATTTGAAGCAGAAGGGATTTCTGAAAAAGATTTAAACAGAATAAAAGCGGGTCAAGAAACAAGGTTTTACTCTAGTTTATCTAGTGTTTTAGGTAAAGGAACAAAATTAGCTTCTTATAATACTTATACTGGAAATCCTGGTTTTGTAACCCAAGATATCAACAACACATTGGCTGTAACCACAGATGATGTAATGCGTGTTTATAACAAATACATTAAAAGCAAAAACTATGTTGCTACAAGTTTTGTACCTAGAAATAGTGCTGATTTAGCTTTACAAGGTGCTGTTTTAGCTGATGTTGTTGAAGAAAAAATTGTTATTGGAGCAGAAGAAAAATTCGACCCAAAAATTGCAGCTACTTACACAAAAACTCCTTCTTCTTTTGATAGAAGTATTGAGCCTGCTTTTGGAGAAGCACCTTCTTTATCTGTACCAGAAGTATATGAAAGCAGTTTAGACAATGGTTTAAAAATTTACGGAATAGAAAATGATGAAGTGCCTTTAGTGCGTTTTAATATTACTATTGATGGTGGCCAACTATTAGAGTCTATGGATAAATTAGGCGTTGCAAACTTAACTGCTGATTTATTAAATAAAGGAACAAAAAACAAAACTGTCCAAGAATTAGAAGAAGCCATTCAAGAATTAGGTGCTTCTATTTATGTATATTCTGATGTGGAAAACATCACTTTAACAGGAACAACTTTATCAAAAAACTATGATAAAACTTTAGCTTTAGCTCAAGAAATTTTATTAGAACCAAGGTTTGATGAAAAGGAATTCGATCTATTAAAGAAAGCTACCATTTCTAATTTACGTCAGCAAGAAGCCAGCCCTAATTCTGTGGCAAGAAATGCTTATAATGAATTGATTTACGGAAAAGACAACATCCGTTCTAAGAATATTTTAGGTAGTTTGGCATCCGTAGAAAAAATTACTATTGAAGATTTAAAAGCATTTTACAACAATTATATTTCTCCCTCAGTTACAAAAATGTTAGTTGTGGGTGATATTTCTAAAGATAAAGTAACAGCTTCTTTAGCATCTTTAAATAATAATTGGGCAGCTAAAGAAGTTATAATTCCTGAATATAAAACACCAGATACACCAACAAAACCAACTGTTTATTTTTATGATATTCCTAATGCAAAACAATCTGTTTTACAATTTGGTGCACCTGCTTTAGCTGCAACAGATAAAGATTTTTATGCGGCTTCTGTAATGAATTACATTTTAGGTGGTGGTGGTTTTGCCTCTAGATTAACACAAGAGTTAAGAGAAGGTAAAGGGTATACTTACGGAATTCGTTCGCGTTTTTCTGGTACAAAAGCAAAAGGTGCCTTTACTATTTCTAGCGGGGTAAGAAGTAATGTAACATTAGAATCTGCGCAATTGGTAAAGAAAATTTTAGAAGAATACCCAACTACTTTTTCTGATAAAGATTTAGAAACTACCAAAAGCTTTTTAATTAAAAGTAATGCAAGAGCTTTTGAAACTTCTAGAGCAAAATTAAATATGTTGTCTAATATTAGTGATTATGGTTGGAGTGCAGACTATGTAAAAGACAGAGAAAATACGGTTAATAATATGACCAAAGCACAAATTAAAACTTTAGCAAACAAATATGTAAACCCTAATAAAATGATTTGGCTAGTTGTTGGTGATGCAGAAACTCAATTAGACAGAATGAAAGAATTAGGTTATGGAGAACCTGTTTTGCTAAATGAAAGACAAAAGAAGATTAAGAAGTAA
- a CDS encoding crotonase/enoyl-CoA hydratase family protein: protein MNEFVTYQPKENYAIITINNGKANAISHQVIDGLNTSLDKAEQEDKIVILTGPQSIFSGGFDLKVMTKSPESAIELVTKGSQLSLRMLSFSKPIIVACNGHAIAKGAFLLLSADYRIGVEGDFKIGLNEVMIGMTMHNAGIAIANSRLSEVYVNRAVNNSEIFNPKDAVKAGFLDLIVPNEALLPTAIKVANMFSKLNKKAHAATKLKVRKPHLETLAKAIELDAKASISIDS from the coding sequence ATGAACGAATTCGTAACCTATCAACCTAAAGAAAATTACGCAATTATTACCATTAACAACGGAAAAGCAAATGCAATTTCTCACCAAGTAATTGATGGTTTAAATACAAGTTTAGATAAAGCAGAACAAGAAGATAAAATAGTAATTCTTACAGGTCCTCAAAGTATTTTTTCTGGAGGATTTGATTTAAAAGTGATGACAAAATCACCTGAATCTGCTATAGAATTGGTAACAAAAGGTTCTCAATTATCTTTAAGAATGTTGTCTTTTTCGAAACCAATAATTGTTGCTTGTAATGGTCACGCAATTGCAAAAGGTGCTTTTTTATTATTATCAGCAGATTATAGAATTGGTGTAGAAGGCGATTTTAAAATCGGTTTAAACGAAGTTATGATTGGTATGACAATGCACAATGCTGGTATTGCCATTGCAAATTCTCGTTTATCTGAAGTGTATGTAAACAGAGCTGTAAATAATTCTGAGATATTTAATCCAAAGGATGCTGTAAAAGCTGGGTTTTTAGATCTAATTGTTCCTAATGAAGCTTTATTACCAACTGCAATTAAAGTAGCAAATATGTTTTCTAAATTAAACAAAAAAGCACACGCAGCAACAAAATTAAAAGTTAGAAAACCACATTTAGAAACTCTAGCAAAAGCAATTGAGTTAGATGCAAAAGCAAGTATTTCTATAGATTCCTAA
- a CDS encoding aminotransferase class I/II-fold pyridoxal phosphate-dependent enzyme, with protein MKFNPAENIQDLQYFGEFGGVNPSISDSSTYTFLSAKTMFDTFEGNADGCYLYSRHSTPSNLYLGEALAAMEGTETANVTASGMGAITSVLLQLCSSGDHIVSSRTIYGGTYAFLKNFTPKFGITTSFIDITNLAIVEASITNNTKVLYCESVSNPLLEVADIKGLSALAKKYNLKLVVDNTFSPLSISPAKLGADVVCHSLTKFINGSSDTVGGVVCGTKEFINDLRNVNDGASMLLGATMDSLRAASVLKNMRTLHIRIQQHSKNAAFLADKFEADGLKTVYPGLESHSSNSLYKQMMNTEYGFGGMLTVDVGSLQKANELMELMQHRNLGYLAVSLGFYKTLFSAPGTSTSSEIPEKEQKEMGLSDGLIRFSIGLDNNIERTYKMMKKCMEDVNVL; from the coding sequence ATGAAATTCAATCCAGCAGAAAATATTCAAGATTTACAATATTTTGGAGAGTTTGGAGGTGTTAATCCATCAATCTCAGATTCATCAACATATACCTTTTTATCAGCAAAAACAATGTTCGATACTTTTGAGGGCAACGCAGATGGCTGTTATTTATACTCACGTCATTCTACACCATCAAATTTATATTTAGGAGAAGCACTTGCAGCAATGGAAGGTACAGAAACTGCAAATGTTACAGCATCTGGCATGGGTGCAATAACTTCAGTTTTATTGCAACTCTGTAGTTCTGGAGATCATATTGTTTCTAGTAGAACCATTTATGGAGGTACTTATGCATTCTTAAAAAACTTTACACCAAAATTTGGCATCACAACTAGTTTTATAGACATCACTAATTTAGCTATTGTAGAGGCATCAATTACAAACAATACTAAAGTTTTGTATTGCGAATCTGTGAGTAATCCGTTATTAGAAGTAGCAGACATCAAAGGTTTATCAGCTTTAGCTAAAAAATATAATTTAAAATTAGTGGTAGATAATACGTTTTCTCCTTTATCAATATCTCCTGCAAAATTAGGCGCAGATGTAGTTTGCCATAGTTTAACAAAGTTTATAAATGGTTCTTCAGATACTGTAGGTGGTGTAGTTTGTGGTACCAAAGAATTTATAAATGATTTAAGAAATGTAAATGATGGGGCAAGTATGTTGTTAGGTGCAACTATGGATAGTTTAAGAGCAGCTTCAGTTTTAAAAAATATGAGAACTTTACATATTAGAATACAACAGCATAGTAAAAATGCTGCTTTTTTAGCTGATAAATTTGAGGCTGATGGATTAAAAACAGTGTATCCAGGTTTAGAATCTCATTCTTCTAATTCCTTATATAAACAAATGATGAATACAGAATATGGTTTTGGAGGAATGTTAACTGTAGATGTTGGTTCGTTGCAAAAAGCGAACGAATTAATGGAGTTAATGCAACACAGAAACTTAGGATATTTGGCTGTAAGTTTAGGTTTTTATAAAACTTTATTTTCTGCTCCAGGCACTTCTACATCATCAGAAATACCAGAAAAAGAACAAAAAGAAATGGGTTTATCAGATGGTTTAATCCGTTTTTCTATTGGTTTAGATAATAATATTGAACGTACTTATAAAATGATGAAAAAATGTATGGAAGATGTAAATGTCTTGTAA
- a CDS encoding porin family protein produces the protein MIKKLWVACIAIGFAGALNAQDVKLGLKLGMNIASVNGSNANNLDSRTGFVIGAVVEVPLTEKFSVQPELLYSAQGAQQRNSFKYDLNYVSLPLMAKYYVAKGFNVEVGPQFSFLIKDQLVPVDQYNGAIIENTDAENFDLAANFGLGYQFNSGVFFQTRYNLGLIAISENPDIKNGVFQMTLGYQF, from the coding sequence ATGATTAAAAAATTATGGGTTGCTTGTATCGCAATAGGTTTTGCTGGTGCATTAAATGCGCAAGATGTTAAGTTAGGTCTTAAATTGGGGATGAATATTGCTTCTGTAAATGGTAGTAATGCAAATAATTTAGATTCTAGAACTGGCTTTGTTATTGGGGCTGTAGTAGAAGTTCCGTTAACAGAAAAGTTTTCTGTACAGCCAGAATTATTATATTCTGCACAGGGTGCGCAACAAAGAAATAGTTTTAAGTACGATTTAAACTATGTTTCGCTTCCTTTAATGGCAAAGTATTATGTTGCCAAAGGTTTTAATGTAGAAGTTGGCCCTCAATTTTCTTTTTTAATAAAAGATCAATTGGTTCCTGTAGATCAGTATAATGGAGCTATAATAGAAAATACAGATGCAGAAAACTTTGATCTTGCTGCAAATTTTGGTTTAGGATATCAGTTTAATAGTGGTGTTTTTTTTCAAACAAGGTATAATTTAGGGCTCATTGCAATTAGTGAGAATCCAGATATTAAAAATGGAGTTTTTCAAATGACTTTAGGTTATCAATTTTAA
- a CDS encoding GNAT family N-acetyltransferase, with amino-acid sequence MNFRKATEKDLAEIVKMMADDVLGKKRENFQSPLPIEYVKAFQKINIDKNQELIVLENENLEVIGTMQLTFIQYISYVGGIRAQVENVFIKANQRGLGMGKKMLEWAIKRAKEKNAHIIQLTSNKERPRAIKFYEELGFKSTHEGLKLYL; translated from the coding sequence ATGAACTTTAGAAAAGCAACAGAAAAGGATCTTGCTGAAATTGTAAAAATGATGGCTGACGATGTCTTAGGCAAAAAAAGAGAAAACTTTCAATCTCCATTACCAATAGAATATGTAAAAGCTTTTCAAAAAATAAATATTGATAAAAATCAAGAACTTATTGTTTTAGAAAATGAAAATCTAGAAGTAATTGGAACTATGCAATTAACATTTATTCAGTACATTTCTTATGTTGGTGGAATAAGAGCACAAGTAGAGAATGTTTTTATCAAAGCCAATCAAAGAGGACTTGGAATGGGAAAGAAAATGTTGGAGTGGGCTATTAAAAGAGCAAAAGAAAAAAATGCACATATTATACAACTAACCTCAAATAAAGAAAGACCAAGGGCTATTAAATTTTACGAAGAGTTAGGCTTTAAATCAACTCACGAAGGACTAAAATTATATTTATAA
- the crcB gene encoding fluoride efflux transporter CrcB, which translates to MKSLLFVFIGGGFGSVLRFLIGKWLNNSENGIPYGTFAANILGSLFIGFILGYAAKTDALSQNHTLLLATGFCGGFTTFSTFAYENHIFLKSGDFISFAFYTIASFVVGFLAVFAGMYLVKFI; encoded by the coding sequence ATGAAAAGTTTATTATTCGTTTTTATTGGTGGAGGTTTTGGTAGTGTATTACGCTTTTTAATTGGTAAATGGCTAAATAACTCAGAAAACGGAATTCCTTATGGCACATTTGCAGCCAATATTTTGGGAAGCCTTTTTATAGGTTTTATTTTAGGTTATGCTGCTAAAACTGATGCGCTTAGTCAAAATCATACATTATTGCTAGCTACTGGTTTCTGTGGTGGTTTTACAACTTTTTCGACTTTTGCTTATGAAAACCATATCTTTCTAAAATCTGGAGATTTTATTTCTTTCGCCTTTTATACAATTGCAAGTTTTGTAGTTGGCTTTTTAGCTGTTTTTGCAGGTATGTACTTGGTGAAATTTATATAG
- a CDS encoding DoxX family protein, producing MKILVQLARIIVGVLFIFSGFVKLVDPIGSQYKFEEYFSEGVLNMEFLIPFALIFSIILIIAEIVLGVALLVGWKPKFTVISLKIIILIFLFLTWYSAYYDKVTDCGCFGDAIKLKPWETFYKDVALTILIFFIGFKIKYIKPIAKRFIPFQIVFVSLIISSFITYYVLAHLPIIDFRAYAIGKNLPEGMEYKDDGEIPPVHDFMLENAQNDLAPQILKMDKVMLIIMSSFEKSDNDAFPEIKKISEEAIQKGYKVYGASASFSDIIDLTIKKYNLPFEVLFCDETTLKTMIRANPGIMILNNGTVTEKKNWTDIDDIEL from the coding sequence ATGAAAATACTCGTACAATTAGCAAGAATTATAGTAGGTGTCTTATTTATTTTTTCTGGATTTGTAAAATTGGTAGATCCAATAGGTTCTCAATACAAATTCGAAGAATATTTTTCTGAAGGTGTTTTAAATATGGAATTCCTAATTCCTTTTGCATTAATATTTTCTATCATCTTAATTATTGCAGAAATTGTTTTAGGAGTTGCTTTATTAGTGGGGTGGAAACCCAAATTTACAGTAATTAGTTTAAAAATAATTATTCTAATATTCTTGTTTTTAACTTGGTATTCTGCTTATTATGATAAAGTTACAGATTGTGGTTGTTTTGGTGATGCCATTAAATTAAAGCCTTGGGAAACATTTTATAAAGATGTAGCATTAACTATTTTAATTTTCTTTATTGGTTTTAAAATTAAGTATATAAAACCGATAGCAAAAAGATTTATTCCTTTTCAGATTGTTTTTGTATCGTTAATTATTTCTTCATTTATCACTTATTATGTATTGGCACATTTACCAATTATCGATTTTAGAGCGTATGCAATCGGTAAAAACTTACCAGAAGGAATGGAGTATAAAGACGATGGAGAAATACCTCCTGTTCACGATTTTATGTTAGAAAATGCACAAAATGATTTAGCGCCTCAGATTCTTAAAATGGATAAAGTAATGCTAATTATTATGTCTAGTTTCGAAAAATCTGATAATGATGCTTTTCCAGAAATTAAAAAGATTTCTGAAGAAGCCATACAAAAAGGCTATAAAGTTTACGGTGCTTCTGCTTCTTTTTCTGATATCATTGATTTAACAATTAAGAAATACAATTTACCTTTCGAAGTTTTATTCTGTGATGAAACTACTCTAAAAACAATGATTAGAGCAAATCCTGGAATAATGATTTTGAATAATGGTACAGTTACAGAAAAGAAAAACTGGACAGATATTGATGATATAGAACTATAA
- the fabD gene encoding ACP S-malonyltransferase has product MKAYIFPGQGAQFTGMGLDLYEKSPLAQEYFEKANDILGFSITDIMFEGTAEQLKETKVTQPAIFLHSVILAKVLGDSFQPEMVAGHSLGELSALVANGVLSFEDGLKLVSKRALAMQKACEIAPSTMAAVLGLEDKVVEETCAEIDGVVVAANYNCPGQLVISGEIEAVEKACEVLTEKGARRALLLPVGGAFHSPMMEPAREELAAAIEATTFSEPTCAVYQNVVAKAVTNPEEIKENLIAQLTAPVKWTQCVQAMIADGGTEFIEVGPGKVLQGLMRKIDRSVAASGAALSE; this is encoded by the coding sequence ATGAAAGCATATATTTTTCCAGGTCAAGGAGCTCAATTCACAGGAATGGGATTAGATTTATACGAAAAATCACCTTTAGCACAAGAGTATTTCGAAAAAGCAAACGATATTTTAGGCTTTTCTATTACAGATATTATGTTCGAAGGTACAGCTGAACAATTAAAAGAAACTAAAGTTACACAGCCAGCAATATTTTTACATTCTGTAATTTTGGCTAAAGTTTTAGGCGATTCTTTTCAGCCAGAAATGGTTGCTGGTCATTCTTTAGGAGAATTATCAGCTTTAGTTGCAAACGGAGTTTTATCTTTCGAAGACGGATTAAAGTTAGTTTCTAAAAGAGCTTTAGCAATGCAAAAAGCTTGTGAAATTGCACCAAGTACAATGGCAGCAGTTTTAGGTTTAGAAGATAAAGTTGTAGAAGAAACTTGTGCAGAAATTGATGGAGTAGTAGTAGCTGCAAATTACAATTGCCCAGGTCAATTAGTGATTTCTGGAGAAATTGAAGCAGTAGAAAAAGCTTGTGAAGTGTTAACAGAAAAAGGAGCAAGAAGAGCATTGCTATTACCAGTTGGTGGTGCATTTCACTCACCAATGATGGAGCCAGCAAGAGAGGAGTTAGCTGCTGCAATAGAAGCTACAACTTTTAGCGAGCCTACTTGTGCTGTGTATCAAAATGTAGTTGCAAAAGCAGTTACAAATCCAGAGGAAATTAAAGAAAACTTAATTGCTCAATTAACTGCACCTGTAAAATGGACACAGTGTGTACAAGCAATGATAGCAGACGGTGGAACAGAATTTATTGAAGTTGGGCCAGGTAAAGTTTTACAAGGTTTAATGCGTAAAATTGATAGGTCTGTTGCTGCAAGCGGGGCTGCTTTATCAGAGTAA